One window of the Brevundimonas goettingensis genome contains the following:
- a CDS encoding TadE/TadG family type IV pilus assembly protein: protein MTPPRSEKRKGSAGFLSRLAGDRRGVSAVEFALIAPLMIAFYFGLAEFCQGYMSQKRLAHSASAVADLVAQTDVVTKDELDDVMAIGALIMKPFSTSTLTTRVSSVTRDSKGVAKVDWSRASGITAYKAGDTVTVPTDMIANGESAVMAETTYDYSSPVKYLMPAVTKFSNVFYERPRRVDKVGCSDC from the coding sequence ATGACGCCTCCCCGGAGCGAGAAGCGCAAGGGTTCGGCGGGCTTCCTGAGCCGGCTGGCGGGCGATCGGCGCGGCGTCTCGGCGGTCGAGTTCGCCCTGATCGCGCCCTTGATGATCGCCTTCTATTTTGGCCTGGCCGAGTTCTGTCAGGGCTATATGTCCCAGAAACGGCTGGCCCACAGCGCCTCGGCCGTCGCCGATCTGGTGGCCCAGACGGATGTGGTTACCAAGGACGAGCTGGACGACGTCATGGCCATCGGCGCCCTGATCATGAAGCCGTTCTCGACCTCGACCCTGACCACGCGTGTGTCCAGCGTGACGCGCGATTCCAAGGGTGTGGCCAAGGTCGACTGGAGCCGGGCCAGCGGCATCACCGCCTACAAGGCCGGGGACACCGTCACGGTGCCGACCGATATGATCGCCAACGGCGAGAGCGCCGTGATGGCCGAGACCACCTATGACTACAGCTCCCCGGTCAAATATCTGATGCCGGCGGTGACCAAGTTCTCGAACGTCTTCTACGAACGCCCGCGCCGCGTCGACAAGGTCGGCTGCAGCGACTGCTGA
- a CDS encoding anthranilate synthase component I family protein has translation MTQSGPGSAGDRPLRDRPVQTRRFLPWVSPLSVAAAIADRPGALCLLSDPTIPGSRSFIAADPDHVGVLESAPWGELFRPLNAPGWRGGGVVGLASYDAGAREATGSREPVWPDLIMARYPAVAVFDHDTESLTLVGWGRNGREAGQACDEAQIWFDLAWAPDRPAPPATVFSPDAPPRTYRDAVAEVVARIAAGELFQANIARGWSGALNEAADPFDVFLRLTLGDGKGRIAPYGAFWRVGDRALVSNSPELFLALDAATGRIETRPIKGTRPRHPDPAVDALNAAELRASAKDRAENLMIVDLMRNDLARVCRPGSVVVEKLFEIESHPTVHHLVSTVSGTLAPGLGPARVLEATFPPGSITGAPKHQAMKVIASLEPPRGAWCGSLFVIDENDDLTASVLIRTATFEKVEGRWTFRTQAGAGIVADSDPEAELQETEAKISALRAALTGRSA, from the coding sequence ATGACGCAGTCCGGGCCCGGATCGGCCGGGGATCGCCCCCTTCGGGATCGGCCCGTCCAGACGCGGCGCTTCCTGCCCTGGGTCTCGCCGCTCAGCGTCGCCGCCGCGATCGCGGACCGTCCCGGCGCCCTGTGCCTGTTGTCCGATCCGACGATCCCGGGCAGCCGCTCCTTCATCGCCGCCGATCCCGACCACGTCGGCGTCCTCGAGAGTGCGCCCTGGGGCGAGCTGTTCAGGCCGTTGAACGCCCCCGGCTGGCGCGGCGGCGGGGTGGTCGGCCTGGCCAGCTACGACGCCGGCGCCCGCGAGGCGACCGGATCGCGCGAACCGGTCTGGCCCGACCTCATCATGGCCCGCTACCCGGCCGTCGCGGTCTTCGACCATGACACGGAAAGCCTGACCCTCGTCGGCTGGGGGCGCAACGGTCGGGAAGCCGGACAGGCCTGCGACGAGGCTCAAATCTGGTTCGATCTCGCCTGGGCGCCCGACCGCCCCGCGCCGCCCGCGACGGTCTTCTCCCCCGACGCCCCGCCCCGGACCTATCGTGACGCCGTCGCCGAGGTGGTGGCCCGCATCGCCGCCGGCGAGCTGTTCCAGGCCAATATCGCGCGCGGCTGGAGCGGCGCGCTGAACGAGGCGGCCGATCCGTTCGACGTCTTCCTGCGCCTGACCCTCGGGGACGGCAAAGGCCGGATCGCCCCCTACGGCGCCTTCTGGCGGGTCGGCGACCGCGCCCTGGTGTCCAACTCGCCCGAGCTGTTCCTCGCCCTCGACGCGGCGACCGGACGCATCGAGACCCGGCCGATCAAGGGCACCCGGCCGCGCCACCCCGACCCCGCCGTCGATGCGCTCAACGCCGCGGAACTGCGCGCCAGCGCCAAGGACCGGGCCGAGAACCTGATGATCGTCGATCTGATGCGCAACGATCTGGCGCGGGTCTGCCGCCCCGGCTCGGTCGTGGTGGAAAAGCTGTTCGAGATCGAGAGCCACCCGACGGTCCACCATCTCGTCTCGACGGTCAGCGGGACGCTGGCGCCCGGTCTCGGTCCGGCCCGGGTGCTGGAGGCGACCTTCCCGCCCGGCTCGATCACCGGCGCGCCCAAACATCAGGCCATGAAGGTGATCGCCTCGCTGGAGCCCCCGCGCGGCGCCTGGTGCGGCTCGCTGTTCGTCATCGACGAGAATGACGACCTGACCGCCTCGGTCCTGATCCGCACGGCGACCTTCGAGAAGGTCGAGGGCCGCTGGACCTTCCGCACCCAGGCGGGCGCCGGCATCGTCGCCGACAGCGACCCCGAGGCCGAACTTCAGGAAACCGAGGCCAAGATCAGCGCGCTCAGAGCCGCCCTCACCGGGCGTTCCGCCTGA
- a CDS encoding tyrosine-protein phosphatase, translating into MSTDRLRRLETLDNLRDYGDYAVASGGRIKSGRLIRSAHQSRISDADLAVLGEYGFGTIVDLRRPIERSKQPSRRYAGFDGRVIENDLDAVGEAPHITFLKSADLTPDSGRRFMTALYGEMPFAPSHLEIFARYFEVLAESDRPVLIHCAAGKDRTGMLAALTHHLLGVSRDDLLEDYLLTNVAVDLEARAPEIALQMQKFTGRLAAPDAVVAFMGVEAAYLDAAFAAIDDRHGSLDVYLEQALGVDAARRERIAERLTA; encoded by the coding sequence ATGAGCACCGATCGCCTGCGCCGCCTCGAGACCCTCGACAACCTCCGCGACTATGGCGACTACGCCGTGGCGAGCGGCGGCCGCATCAAGTCGGGCCGGCTGATCCGGTCGGCCCATCAGTCGCGCATCAGCGACGCCGATCTGGCGGTGCTGGGCGAATACGGCTTCGGGACCATCGTCGACCTGCGTCGCCCGATCGAACGCTCGAAACAACCCTCGCGCCGCTATGCCGGGTTCGACGGCCGGGTGATCGAGAACGATCTCGACGCCGTGGGCGAGGCCCCGCACATCACCTTCCTGAAGTCGGCCGACCTGACCCCGGATTCCGGCCGCCGCTTCATGACCGCCCTCTATGGCGAGATGCCCTTCGCCCCCTCCCATCTCGAGATCTTCGCCCGGTATTTCGAGGTCCTGGCCGAGAGCGACCGACCGGTCCTTATCCATTGCGCCGCGGGCAAGGACCGCACCGGCATGCTCGCCGCCCTGACCCACCATCTGCTCGGCGTCAGCCGCGACGATCTGCTGGAAGACTATCTGCTGACCAATGTCGCGGTGGATCTGGAAGCCCGCGCGCCCGAAATCGCTCTGCAGATGCAGAAATTCACCGGCCGCCTCGCCGCCCCCGACGCCGTCGTCGCCTTCATGGGGGTCGAGGCCGCCTATCTGGACGCCGCCTTCGCGGCCATCGACGACCGCCACGGCTCGCTCGACGTCTATCTGGAACAGGCCCTGGGCGTCGACGCCGCCCGCCGCGAGCGGATCGCGGAGCGGCTGACCGCATGA
- a CDS encoding winged helix-turn-helix domain-containing protein, translated as MSDDFDIGRIDDVIHGRVRLGIMAVLSGVDSADFNTLKARLQTTDGNLSVHLRKLEEAGFVAVEKSFQGRKPLTQAKMTEAGRTAFLSYLDAMAGLVRDR; from the coding sequence ATGTCCGACGATTTCGACATCGGCCGGATCGACGACGTCATCCACGGGCGGGTGCGACTGGGCATCATGGCTGTGCTGTCCGGAGTGGACAGCGCCGACTTCAACACCCTGAAGGCCCGGCTCCAGACCACCGACGGCAACCTTTCGGTCCACCTTCGGAAACTGGAGGAGGCCGGCTTCGTCGCGGTCGAGAAAAGCTTCCAGGGTCGCAAGCCCCTGACCCAGGCGAAGATGACCGAGGCGGGCCGCACCGCCTTCCTCTCCTATCTGGACGCCATGGCCGGGCTGGTGCGCGACCGCTGA
- a CDS encoding SAM-dependent methyltransferase, with protein sequence MRPTFHRIAYEALDVCNAVEMATLEAAVRATGLPPHARVLDIGSGNGAVAITLAEMFGFEVTSVELDPAMAELARSRIEASEASCQIILHEARSDVVLEAGGPFDLIVALGTTEPIGGGVRDPRGMLKGLARRLTPGGWLLWGDLVWLAEPSQPLRQIVELNNSYADHAGWQAAAEAAGLTVVSAELSSPELWNRYRMTMMAAVEAWLKTHPDHPAAASIRSRAHQLGLMFDFGEGALGFGLYLLRAPVP encoded by the coding sequence ATGCGTCCGACCTTTCACCGCATCGCCTATGAAGCCCTCGACGTGTGCAACGCGGTCGAGATGGCGACGCTGGAGGCGGCGGTGCGGGCCACGGGTCTTCCGCCCCACGCGCGGGTGCTGGACATCGGCAGCGGCAACGGCGCCGTGGCGATCACCCTGGCCGAGATGTTCGGGTTCGAGGTGACCTCGGTCGAGCTGGACCCGGCCATGGCCGAATTGGCCCGGTCGCGGATCGAGGCTTCCGAAGCCTCCTGCCAGATCATCCTGCACGAGGCGCGCTCGGACGTGGTGCTGGAGGCGGGCGGTCCGTTCGACCTGATCGTGGCGCTCGGGACCACCGAACCCATCGGCGGCGGGGTGCGCGATCCGCGCGGCATGCTGAAGGGACTGGCGCGGCGGCTGACCCCGGGCGGCTGGCTGCTGTGGGGCGATCTGGTCTGGCTCGCGGAGCCGTCGCAGCCGTTGCGGCAGATCGTGGAACTCAACAACAGCTATGCCGACCACGCGGGCTGGCAGGCCGCGGCCGAAGCGGCCGGGCTGACGGTCGTTTCCGCCGAACTGTCGTCGCCCGAACTCTGGAACCGCTACCGGATGACCATGATGGCGGCGGTCGAGGCCTGGCTGAAGACGCACCCCGATCACCCGGCGGCCGCCTCGATCCGCAGCCGGGCGCATCAGTTGGGTCTGATGTTCGATTTCGGCGAGGGGGCGCTGGGCTTCGGCCTGTATTTGCTTAGGGCGCCGGTTCCCTGA
- a CDS encoding AMP nucleosidase yields MTETMTAQAALDRLETLYTQSVANLREAVRHFLVTGERADAEARARGLFSYPSLKISWFGDRPIDLPIRAYARMSRQGVYATTVTRPELYRAYLHEQLTLLEQDYGATFEVEPSTQEIPFPYVLDGSDVVLNPSQTAAIARYFPTTDLAHIGDEISDGLFDPDEDFPLSQFDGLRTDFSLARLRHYTGTPVEDVQSYVLFTNYNRYVDDFVRWACQQLRDPDSPYETLSCAGGLVITRETADPEAAVMDAAWKKHQMPAYHLTAPGATGITLVNIGVGPSNAKTICDHLAVTRPHAWLMIGHCGGLRPTQTIGDYVLAHAYLRDDHVLDAVLPPDIPIPNIAEVQRALYDAAKIVSGAPGEEVKRRLRTGTVVTTDDRNWELRYSKSALRFNQSRAVAIDMESATIAAQGYRFRVPYGTLLCVSDKPLHGEIKLPGQANRFYEGSISEHLQIGIQAIDILRQEGSRLHSRKLRAFDEPPFR; encoded by the coding sequence ATGACAGAAACGATGACAGCTCAGGCGGCGCTGGACCGCCTCGAAACCCTCTACACCCAGTCCGTGGCCAACCTGCGCGAAGCCGTGCGCCACTTCCTCGTTACCGGTGAACGGGCCGACGCCGAAGCCCGCGCCAGAGGCCTCTTCTCCTATCCTTCGCTGAAGATCAGCTGGTTCGGGGACCGCCCGATCGACCTGCCCATCCGCGCCTATGCCCGGATGTCGCGTCAGGGGGTCTATGCCACCACCGTGACCCGGCCGGAGCTCTACCGCGCCTATCTGCACGAGCAGCTGACCCTGCTGGAACAGGACTATGGCGCGACCTTCGAGGTCGAGCCCTCGACCCAGGAAATCCCTTTCCCCTATGTGCTGGACGGGTCCGACGTGGTGCTCAACCCGTCGCAGACGGCGGCCATCGCCCGCTATTTCCCGACCACCGACCTGGCCCATATCGGCGACGAGATTTCCGACGGCCTGTTCGATCCGGACGAGGACTTCCCCCTGTCGCAGTTCGACGGCCTGAGGACCGACTTCTCCCTTGCCCGGCTGCGCCACTACACCGGCACCCCGGTCGAGGACGTCCAGTCCTACGTCCTGTTCACCAACTACAATCGCTATGTCGACGACTTCGTGCGCTGGGCCTGCCAGCAGCTGCGCGATCCGGACAGCCCCTATGAGACCCTGTCCTGCGCCGGCGGGCTGGTGATCACCCGCGAGACCGCCGATCCCGAGGCCGCCGTCATGGACGCCGCCTGGAAGAAGCACCAGATGCCCGCCTATCACCTGACGGCGCCGGGCGCGACGGGCATCACCCTGGTCAACATCGGGGTCGGGCCGTCCAACGCCAAGACCATCTGCGACCACCTGGCCGTCACCCGTCCGCACGCCTGGCTGATGATTGGTCACTGCGGCGGCCTGCGTCCGACCCAGACCATCGGCGACTATGTCCTGGCCCACGCCTATCTGCGTGATGACCACGTGCTGGACGCCGTCCTGCCGCCGGACATTCCGATCCCCAACATCGCCGAGGTCCAGCGCGCCCTTTATGACGCGGCCAAGATCGTCTCGGGCGCCCCGGGCGAGGAGGTCAAGCGCCGGCTGCGCACCGGCACGGTGGTCACCACCGACGACCGGAACTGGGAGCTGCGCTATTCCAAGTCGGCCCTGCGCTTCAACCAGAGCCGCGCCGTCGCCATCGACATGGAATCCGCGACGATCGCCGCCCAGGGTTATCGCTTCCGCGTCCCCTACGGCACGCTTCTGTGCGTCTCGGACAAGCCGCTGCACGGCGAGATCAAACTGCCGGGTCAGGCCAACCGCTTCTATGAGGGCTCCATCTCGGAACACCTCCAGATCGGCATTCAGGCCATCGACATCCTGCGTCAGGAAGGCTCGCGCCTGCACTCCCGCAAGCTGCGCGCATTCGACGAGCCGCCATTCAGATAA